Proteins encoded together in one Halalkaliarchaeum sp. AArc-CO window:
- a CDS encoding ABC transporter ATP-binding protein produces the protein MIQVRNVTVQYGDVVAVDDVTLQIPDGEFLALVGANGSGKTSLVRTFNGLVTPDEGEVCVDGQEVSSNPVAARTAVGMVFQDPRDCFVAATVGDDVAFGPENLGLSRKEIRKRVESALAAVRMEGREAERIDSLSGGERARVAIAGALAMEPSHLVLDEPFAGLDAPTREAVRNRLRTLHGDGTGIVVVTHDVGTVIERADRVLALADGEIALEADVSGDAAPDPAVEDRLVALGVPIHGRE, from the coding sequence ATGATCCAGGTCCGTAACGTCACGGTGCAGTACGGAGACGTCGTCGCCGTCGACGACGTTACCCTCCAGATCCCCGACGGCGAGTTCCTCGCGCTGGTCGGGGCGAACGGCTCCGGGAAGACGAGCCTCGTGCGGACGTTCAACGGCCTCGTCACGCCCGACGAAGGGGAGGTGTGTGTCGACGGCCAGGAGGTCAGCTCGAACCCCGTGGCCGCCCGGACGGCCGTCGGCATGGTGTTTCAGGATCCCCGCGACTGTTTCGTCGCTGCAACCGTCGGCGACGACGTGGCGTTCGGGCCGGAGAACCTCGGCCTCTCGCGGAAGGAGATCCGCAAACGCGTAGAGTCGGCGCTTGCAGCCGTGCGAATGGAGGGTCGAGAAGCCGAACGGATCGACTCGCTGTCCGGCGGCGAACGCGCCAGGGTCGCGATCGCGGGGGCGCTCGCGATGGAGCCGTCACACCTCGTTCTCGACGAGCCGTTCGCAGGGCTCGACGCGCCGACGCGGGAGGCGGTCCGCAATCGACTCCGGACGCTTCACGGTGACGGAACCGGGATCGTCGTCGTGACCCACGACGTCGGGACCGTGATCGAACGTGCCGATCGTGTCCTCGCGCTCGCCGACGGCGAGATCGCACTGGAGGCGGACGTGAGCGGGGACGCGGCCCCCGATCCAGCGGTCGAGGACCGACTGGTTGCACTCGGCGTCCCGATTCACGGGCGCGAGTAG
- a CDS encoding tryptophan--tRNA ligase has protein sequence MTDENEATDGGSDTAAGADDLALDPWGSSTVSDYRKLFEEFGIEEFEDVLSGVPNPHYLMRRGVIFGHREYDRVARAMANDEPFAALSGFMPTGDPHIGHKLVFDELIWHQEQGGDTYGLIADLEAHSARGIPWEEIDEHARNYLLSLIALGFDPEEGELYRQADNQDVQDLAFELGSKANFSEFQAIYGFEGDTSVSHMQSVVTQMADILYPQLEEPKPTVIPVGPDQDPHVRFARDLAARLRYFGITEAFASFEVDSDERKLLSRAYEALSEEGSLDHEDGGPPRCEDAADWLEESADPSPVRESLVGKLRAAGKEPLRPRVRFLDRNATDEAFEALIEAVDGEKRVFDEHVDSFELSRKTAEELAREIEIDHGGYGFMLPSSIYHRFMTGLTGGKMSSSVPASHISLLDDPEDGYEKVKAATTGGRETAELQRELGGEADDCPVYELYAYLLAGDDDEFATAVYDECVGGERLCGGCKEQAAQLMREFLADHQEKREEAEAILEDLDIELDAERRGVPGDEH, from the coding sequence ATGACCGACGAGAACGAAGCCACGGACGGAGGCAGCGACACGGCAGCCGGCGCGGACGACCTGGCGCTGGACCCGTGGGGCTCCTCGACCGTCTCCGATTACCGGAAGCTGTTCGAGGAGTTCGGCATCGAGGAGTTCGAGGACGTTCTGTCGGGGGTTCCGAACCCCCACTACCTGATGCGCCGGGGCGTCATCTTCGGCCACCGGGAGTACGATCGGGTCGCCCGGGCGATGGCGAACGACGAGCCGTTCGCAGCGTTGTCGGGCTTCATGCCGACGGGTGATCCACACATCGGCCACAAGCTGGTGTTCGACGAGCTGATCTGGCACCAGGAGCAGGGCGGGGACACCTACGGCCTCATCGCGGATCTGGAGGCCCACTCCGCGCGGGGGATCCCGTGGGAGGAGATCGACGAACACGCTCGCAACTACCTGCTGTCGTTGATCGCGCTGGGTTTCGATCCCGAGGAGGGAGAACTCTACCGGCAGGCGGACAACCAGGACGTCCAGGATCTCGCCTTCGAACTCGGCTCGAAGGCCAATTTCTCGGAGTTTCAGGCGATCTACGGGTTCGAGGGCGACACCAGCGTCTCACACATGCAAAGCGTCGTCACCCAGATGGCCGACATCCTCTACCCGCAACTGGAGGAACCGAAGCCGACCGTGATCCCGGTCGGCCCGGATCAGGATCCGCACGTCCGGTTCGCCCGCGATCTGGCCGCGCGGTTGCGCTACTTCGGGATCACCGAGGCGTTCGCGAGTTTCGAGGTCGATTCGGACGAACGTAAGCTGCTCTCTCGGGCGTACGAGGCGCTGTCGGAAGAGGGCTCCCTGGACCACGAGGACGGGGGGCCACCGCGGTGTGAAGACGCCGCCGACTGGCTCGAAGAGTCGGCCGACCCATCCCCGGTTCGAGAGTCGCTGGTCGGGAAGCTCCGGGCCGCCGGGAAAGAGCCTCTTCGACCCCGGGTTCGGTTCCTCGACCGCAACGCCACCGACGAGGCCTTCGAGGCGCTGATCGAAGCGGTGGACGGCGAAAAGCGCGTCTTCGACGAACACGTCGACAGCTTCGAACTGTCCCGAAAAACTGCCGAGGAGCTGGCCCGCGAGATCGAGATCGACCACGGTGGGTACGGGTTCATGCTCCCCTCGTCGATCTATCACCGGTTCATGACCGGCCTCACGGGCGGGAAGATGTCCTCCTCGGTGCCCGCGAGTCACATCTCGCTTCTGGACGACCCCGAGGACGGATACGAGAAGGTGAAGGCGGCGACCACAGGCGGCCGGGAGACCGCAGAACTACAGCGCGAGCTCGGCGGCGAGGCCGACGACTGTCCGGTGTACGAACTGTACGCCTATCTACTGGCCGGCGACGACGACGAGTTTGCCACCGCGGTGTACGACGAGTGTGTCGGCGGCGAACGCCTCTGTGGCGGCTGCAAGGAACAGGCCGCACAACTCATGCGGGAGTTCCTCGCGGATCACCAGGAGAAACGCGAGGAGGCCGAAGCGATCCTCGAGGACCTCGATATCGAACTCGACGCCGAACGGCGCGGCGTGCCCGGCGACGAGCACTGA
- a CDS encoding conditioned medium-induced protein 4, with translation MDEKTEELREIFIDATGSESVTEGQVESPGSLTDGDEGAVLDRVAELVGTMRERYEFDSSLCDRELVDVVRCHFDGADDDAIADHLGVDREGVFRARMDLHLVADGDRDAPFELETLKRLHADGVSMAERVETLDADEETVRRYSAVVDAELESTRANDRFRDEFRELLTDADIEGPLAQDAHEDGLEEATEDIETDVSF, from the coding sequence ATGGACGAAAAGACCGAGGAGTTACGGGAGATCTTCATCGACGCCACCGGCTCCGAATCGGTGACGGAGGGCCAGGTGGAGTCGCCCGGATCGCTGACCGACGGGGACGAGGGGGCAGTCCTCGATCGGGTGGCGGAACTCGTCGGGACGATGCGGGAACGATACGAGTTCGACTCCTCGTTGTGCGACCGGGAGCTCGTCGACGTCGTTCGGTGTCACTTCGACGGCGCCGACGACGACGCCATCGCCGACCACCTCGGCGTGGATCGGGAGGGGGTGTTCCGTGCCCGGATGGATCTTCATCTGGTCGCCGACGGGGACCGGGACGCGCCGTTCGAACTGGAGACGCTCAAGCGGCTCCACGCCGACGGGGTCTCGATGGCGGAACGCGTCGAGACGCTGGACGCCGACGAGGAAACGGTGCGGCGATATTCGGCGGTCGTCGACGCCGAACTGGAATCCACCCGGGCGAACGACCGCTTCCGCGACGAGTTCCGGGAGCTTTTGACCGACGCGGACATCGAGGGACCGCTCGCCCAGGACGCCCACGAGGACGGCCTGGAGGAGGCGACCGAAGACATCGAGACCGACGTTTCCTTTTGA
- a CDS encoding biotin transporter BioY encodes MATRAESVELVEEGTVTNLARAGLFAALVGAFAYVAIPTPFSPAPVTLQVLGVFLAGILLGPAWGGFSMVLYLAAGALGAPVFAGGTAGLGVLVGETAGYLWSYPIAAAVVGAIVHRGTELRPPKEASVGLLVGAMVVGVAVIYGVGTVVMAAVLGLTLLEAFLLGAAAFVPFEVAKIAAAVGIVHSDRLAAV; translated from the coding sequence ATGGCAACGAGGGCCGAATCGGTCGAACTCGTCGAGGAAGGAACCGTCACGAACCTCGCCAGGGCCGGGCTGTTCGCCGCGCTGGTCGGCGCGTTCGCGTACGTGGCGATCCCGACGCCGTTCTCGCCGGCTCCGGTGACCCTGCAGGTGCTCGGGGTGTTCCTCGCCGGGATCCTGCTGGGACCGGCGTGGGGCGGGTTTTCGATGGTGCTGTATCTGGCGGCCGGCGCGCTGGGCGCGCCGGTGTTCGCCGGCGGCACCGCGGGCCTCGGCGTTCTCGTCGGGGAGACCGCCGGATACCTGTGGTCGTACCCGATCGCGGCCGCCGTCGTCGGCGCGATCGTCCACCGCGGAACCGAACTGCGCCCCCCGAAGGAGGCAAGTGTTGGCCTCCTCGTCGGCGCGATGGTGGTCGGTGTCGCCGTCATCTACGGGGTCGGGACGGTCGTGATGGCGGCCGTCCTCGGACTCACTCTCCTCGAGGCGTTCCTCCTGGGGGCGGCCGCTTTCGTCCCGTTCGAGGTCGCGAAGATCGCCGCCGCCGTCGGAATCGTGCACTCGGATCGCCTCGCCGCAGTGTGA